One Glycine max cultivar Williams 82 chromosome 3, Glycine_max_v4.0, whole genome shotgun sequence DNA window includes the following coding sequences:
- the LOC100777212 gene encoding uncharacterized protein, with the protein MAALDLTISMLTLIVVVSLGLWSGVQGALQVPCYFIFGDSLVNNGNNNQLQSLARVDYLPYGIDFPGGPSRRFSNGKTTMQLVTELLGFDDYIPPYVDASGDAIFKGVNYASATAGIREETGQQQGGRISFSGQVQNYQSTVSQLVNLLGNKDSAANYLSKCIYSIGLGSNDYLNNYFMPQFYSSSRQYSQHEYADVLILAYTKQVKTLYNYGPRKMVLFGICQIGFSPNELAQNSPDGKTCVEKINYANEENMCSKIDIAFARDSTILAIEPLADYPSPYEIPHADSTEPPSQDNSPSNGSTEYIELYSMLLEYFDLTRYGVVVDGRTDSSSEKTYETPCDNFDGKWIRDRRGPLYNSTTCGTIKEGQNCITRGRPNSGYLYWRWKPSKCSLPRFEAQTFLQLVSNKHVAFAGDSVPMNQLKSFLCMLSTGSTLNLVYRNDNDNIIVLSIGHWFLHLVVYYEGGLALGCHNYPSLNHTEIGFYDVLRKALRTTLNSIIVRRGVKAMELM; encoded by the exons ATGGCAGCTTTGGATCTCACAataagcatgttgacactcatTGTTGTTGTTTCTCTTGGTTTGTGGAGTGGTGTTCAAGGTGCACTACAAGTGCCATGCTACTTcatttttggtgattctttggTTAATAATGGGAACAACAACCAACTCCAATCTTTGGCTAGGGTTGATTACTTGCCTTATGGGATTGACTTCCCTGGTGGACCTTCTAGAAGGTTTTCCAATGGGAAAACCACTATGCAATTGGTGA CTGAACTTTTGGGATTCGATGATTACATACCTCCATATGTTGATGCAAGTGGCGATGCTATATTCAAAGGAGTCAATTATGCATCTGCTACTGCTGGAATTAGGGAGGAAACTGGGCAGCAAC AGGGAGGGCGTATTAGCTTTAGTGGGCAGGTGCAAAATTACCAAAGCACAGTTTCTCAATTGGTAAATTTACTGGGAAATAAGGACTCAGCTGCAAATTACTTGAGCAAGTGCATATACTCAATTGGGTTGGGTAGCAATGATTACCTCAACAACTATTTCATGCCTCAATTCTATTCCAGCAGTAGGCAGTACTCACAACATGAGTATGCTGATGTTCTCATTCTAGCATATACTAAACAAGTAAAA ACTTTGTACAATTATGGACCAAGGAAAATGGTTCTATTTGGAATATGCCAAATAGGTTTCAGCCCAAATGAATTGGCCCAAAACAGCCCTGATGGTAAAACATGTGTGGAAAAGATCAATTATGCAAACGAGGAAAACATGTG TTCTAAAATTGACATAGCATTTGCGAGGGATTCAACCATTTTAGCTATAGAACCTCTAGCTGATTATCCTTCCCCATATGAAATTCCTCATGCTGATTCAACTGAACCACCTTCACAAGATAATAGCCCTTCTAATGGCTCAACTGAATACATTGAGTTATATTCAATGCTATTAGAATATTTCGATCTGACTCGTTATGGAGTAGTGGTTGATGGGAGGACAGATTCTAGCTCT gaaaaaacttaTGAGACCCCATGTGACAACTTTGATGGCAAATGGATCCGAGATAGGAGAGGCCCTTTGTACAATAGTACAACCTGTGGTACAATCAAAGAAGGCCAGAATTGCATAACACGTGGAAGGCCTAACTCTGGCTATCTATACTGGAGATGGAAACCAAGTAAATGCAGTCTTCCAAGGTTTGAGGCTCAAACTTTTCTCCAACTCGTTAGCAACAAGCATGTAGCTTTTGCTGGGGACTCAGTGCCTATGAACCAATTAAAGTCCTTTCTTTGCATGTTATCCACCGGTTCAACCCTGAATCTTGTCTACCGGAACGACAACGACAACATTATTGTGCTATCAATTGGGCACTGGTTTTTGCATCTTGTAGTGTACTATGAGGGTGGTTTAGCATTGGGGTGTCACAATTATCCTAGCCTTAATCACACTGAAATTGGGTTTTATGATGTCTTAAGAAAGGCTCTAAGGACTACCCTTAATAGCATTATTGTTAGGAGAGGGGTAAAGGCTATGGAATTGATGTAA